A genomic region of Nymphalis io chromosome 3, ilAglIoxx1.1, whole genome shotgun sequence contains the following coding sequences:
- the LOC126781052 gene encoding centrosomin isoform X3, giving the protein MTLPTPDGHDVTTASGISMKQYEEQLNGLRKENFHLKLRIYFLEEKLGSGAPPAVQGLLEHNVRLQVEVEELRRQLTDKQELLAAAAEAIDVLENQGSISTETAEVSINNINNSVTMAAKDNKEPIKETGIHTDVVDETYQSESAGDYLAVTVNNEDLDQLTRLKKENHNALEIIKRCMKKIQQQDKEIKRLKLDKELTYAHVSDSQLEKYEEILKCKDEHIKDLENKVRQLQTSFDNAQSEDSAGNLQQLLTRRLQGLAYFLDKLLSHKCVLGEEKKRLAESILEQSLALPVGLQLDESMAPEDFTMDESNLDISQSMRIEDLTMMFGHHLMCSDDNNRYSLRRAMRNVPQADVISESECWSEPDRNVSLARVGLCDTGVAVKECISDANRHRSRRSKVSCGSQSEENALLEQILDISKRNQQLEEEKLDFNTKLESALKQIDNLTIEKEKMKEALELEQQNAKDANKHLETMKDTLFALETRIKDNEQQVTCNMQIIDKLRAEKQELEVTFLETERSLRRAADEATVQASQAALERARAQHDRLRIERELEETREKLATALESNAQLEIEVTRKMAMEAVNNIVEIHEGVQSEEDRPTSPDQGIDSDRLSSLEQNDAVNLSPRSLYEENVTLKQKLARTKATLAETLTQLNAANMRKRNVQRAICREIHKTQGVLRKARDQFENNN; this is encoded by the exons ATGACACTACCAACTCCGGACGGCCATG ATGTCACTACTGCTAGTGGAATAAGCATGAAACAATATGAAGAACAACTAAATGGCTTAAGAAAAGAAAATTTCCACCTTAAACTGCGCATATATTTTCTAGAAGAAAAATTAGGTAGTGGAGCGCCGCCTGCCGTTCAA ggTTTATTAGAACACAATGTACGCCTTCAAGTAGAAGTAGAGGAACTAAGAAGGCAACTTACTGATAAACAAGAATTATTGGCGGCGGCAGCTGAAGCCATTGATGTCTTAGAGAATCAG gggTCGATTTCCACTGAAACTGCAGAggtgtcaataaataatataaataatagtgttACAATGGCAGCGAAAGATAACAAGGAACCAATAAAG gaAACGGGAATACACACCGACGTCGTCGACGAAACATATCAGTCGGAATCAGCTGG agATTACCTTGCAGTCACCGTTAATAATGAGGACTTG GACCAATTGACAAGGCTTAAGAAAGAAAATCACAATGCTCTGGAAATTATCAAAAGATGtatgaaaaaaattcaacaacaAGACAaggaaataaaaagattaaaactg GATAAAGAGTTGACATACGCCCACGTAAGTGACTCACAGCTggaaaaatatgaagaaatattaaaatgtaaagatGAACATATCAAAGATTTGGAAAATAAGGTCAGGCAGCTGCAGACTAGTTTTGACAATGCACAAAGTGAAGATTCCGCtgg aaACCTTCAACAATTGCTAACAAGACGCTTACAAGGATTGGCATATTTTCTTGATAAATTGCTGTCACATAA atgTGTATTGGGTGAGGAAAAGAAAAGACTTGCTGAAAGTATACTAGAACAAAGCCTAGCCTTACCAGTAGGTTTACAATTAGACGAATCAATGGCTCCAGAAGATTTCACAATGGATGAAAGTAATCTAGATATTTCACAATCAATGAGGATAGAAGATTTAACTATGATGTTCGGACATCACTTGATGTGTAGTGATGATAACAACCGATATTCTTTAAGAAGAGCTATGCGAAATGTTCCACAAGCTGATGTGATATCGGAATCAGAATGTTGGTCCGAACCAGACAGAAATGTTTCTTTAGCAAGAGTTGGTCTCTGTGATACAGGAGTAGCTGTTAAAGAGTGTATTTCGGATGCAAATCGACATCGGTCAAGAAGGTCCAAAGTGTCTTGTGGGTCTCAATCTGAAGAAAATGCTCTTCTTGAACAAATTCTTGATATATCTAAACGCAATCAACAATTAGAAGAAGAAAAATTAgactttaatacaaaattagaaTCAGCACTGAAACAAATTGATAATCTCACAATTGAAAAGGAAAAAATGAAAGAAGCATTGGAGTTGGAACAACAAAATGCCAAAGATGCTAACAAACATTTAGAAACCATGAAAGATACGTTATTCGCTCTGGAAACAAGAATCAAAGATAATGAACAACAAGTTACTTGCAATATGCAAATAATAGATAAGTTAAGAGCCGAAAAACAAGAATTAGAGGTAACGTTTTTGGAAACGGAACGTTCACTTAGACGTGCAGCAGACGAGGCAACGGTCCAGGCTTCGCAGGCAGCTCTGGAAAGAGCTAGGGCACAACACGACAGGCTACGCATTGAGAGAGAATTAGAAGAAACACGTGAAAAGTTGGCTACAGCATTGGAATCcaatgcacaattggaaataGAAGTTACTCGTAAAATGGCAATGGAAgctgtaaataatattgttgaaatCCATGAAGGAGTTCAATCCGAGGAAGATAGACCTACATCACCGGATCAAGGAATAGATAGTGATAGACTTTCGAGCCTGGAACAAAATGACGCAGTAAACTTATCTCCTC GTTCTCTATATGAAGAAAATGTTACACTTAAGCAAAAATTAGCAAGAACCAAAGCAACACTAGCAGAAACTCTAACCCAACTGAATGCAGCGAATATGAGAAAAAGAAACGTGCAACGCGCTATTTGTAGAGAAATTCATAAAACACAGGGAGTATTGCGTAAGGCAAGGGatcaatttgaaaataataattaa
- the LOC126781052 gene encoding centrosomin isoform X1 gives MATLPRMTASKHVVNNISSPFSTSPRKLQEMTLPTPDGHDVTTASGISMKQYEEQLNGLRKENFHLKLRIYFLEEKLGSGAPPAVQGLLEHNVRLQVEVEELRRQLTDKQELLAAAAEAIDVLENQGSISTETAEVSINNINNSVTMAAKDNKEPIKETGIHTDVVDETYQSESAGDYLAVTVNNEDLDQLTRLKKENHNALEIIKRCMKKIQQQDKEIKRLKLDKELTYAHVSDSQLEKYEEILKCKDEHIKDLENKVRQLQTSFDNAQSEDSAGNLQQLLTRRLQGLAYFLDKLLSHKCVLGEEKKRLAESILEQSLALPVGLQLDESMAPEDFTMDESNLDISQSMRIEDLTMMFGHHLMCSDDNNRYSLRRAMRNVPQADVISESECWSEPDRNVSLARVGLCDTGVAVKECISDANRHRSRRSKVSCGSQSEENALLEQILDISKRNQQLEEEKLDFNTKLESALKQIDNLTIEKEKMKEALELEQQNAKDANKHLETMKDTLFALETRIKDNEQQVTCNMQIIDKLRAEKQELEVTFLETERSLRRAADEATVQASQAALERARAQHDRLRIERELEETREKLATALESNAQLEIEVTRKMAMEAVNNIVEIHEGVQSEEDRPTSPDQGIDSDRLSSLEQNDAVNLSPRSLYEENVTLKQKLARTKATLAETLTQLNAANMRKRNVQRAICREIHKTQGVLRKARDQFENNN, from the exons TACAAGCCCAAGAAAATTGCAAGAGATGACACTACCAACTCCGGACGGCCATG ATGTCACTACTGCTAGTGGAATAAGCATGAAACAATATGAAGAACAACTAAATGGCTTAAGAAAAGAAAATTTCCACCTTAAACTGCGCATATATTTTCTAGAAGAAAAATTAGGTAGTGGAGCGCCGCCTGCCGTTCAA ggTTTATTAGAACACAATGTACGCCTTCAAGTAGAAGTAGAGGAACTAAGAAGGCAACTTACTGATAAACAAGAATTATTGGCGGCGGCAGCTGAAGCCATTGATGTCTTAGAGAATCAG gggTCGATTTCCACTGAAACTGCAGAggtgtcaataaataatataaataatagtgttACAATGGCAGCGAAAGATAACAAGGAACCAATAAAG gaAACGGGAATACACACCGACGTCGTCGACGAAACATATCAGTCGGAATCAGCTGG agATTACCTTGCAGTCACCGTTAATAATGAGGACTTG GACCAATTGACAAGGCTTAAGAAAGAAAATCACAATGCTCTGGAAATTATCAAAAGATGtatgaaaaaaattcaacaacaAGACAaggaaataaaaagattaaaactg GATAAAGAGTTGACATACGCCCACGTAAGTGACTCACAGCTggaaaaatatgaagaaatattaaaatgtaaagatGAACATATCAAAGATTTGGAAAATAAGGTCAGGCAGCTGCAGACTAGTTTTGACAATGCACAAAGTGAAGATTCCGCtgg aaACCTTCAACAATTGCTAACAAGACGCTTACAAGGATTGGCATATTTTCTTGATAAATTGCTGTCACATAA atgTGTATTGGGTGAGGAAAAGAAAAGACTTGCTGAAAGTATACTAGAACAAAGCCTAGCCTTACCAGTAGGTTTACAATTAGACGAATCAATGGCTCCAGAAGATTTCACAATGGATGAAAGTAATCTAGATATTTCACAATCAATGAGGATAGAAGATTTAACTATGATGTTCGGACATCACTTGATGTGTAGTGATGATAACAACCGATATTCTTTAAGAAGAGCTATGCGAAATGTTCCACAAGCTGATGTGATATCGGAATCAGAATGTTGGTCCGAACCAGACAGAAATGTTTCTTTAGCAAGAGTTGGTCTCTGTGATACAGGAGTAGCTGTTAAAGAGTGTATTTCGGATGCAAATCGACATCGGTCAAGAAGGTCCAAAGTGTCTTGTGGGTCTCAATCTGAAGAAAATGCTCTTCTTGAACAAATTCTTGATATATCTAAACGCAATCAACAATTAGAAGAAGAAAAATTAgactttaatacaaaattagaaTCAGCACTGAAACAAATTGATAATCTCACAATTGAAAAGGAAAAAATGAAAGAAGCATTGGAGTTGGAACAACAAAATGCCAAAGATGCTAACAAACATTTAGAAACCATGAAAGATACGTTATTCGCTCTGGAAACAAGAATCAAAGATAATGAACAACAAGTTACTTGCAATATGCAAATAATAGATAAGTTAAGAGCCGAAAAACAAGAATTAGAGGTAACGTTTTTGGAAACGGAACGTTCACTTAGACGTGCAGCAGACGAGGCAACGGTCCAGGCTTCGCAGGCAGCTCTGGAAAGAGCTAGGGCACAACACGACAGGCTACGCATTGAGAGAGAATTAGAAGAAACACGTGAAAAGTTGGCTACAGCATTGGAATCcaatgcacaattggaaataGAAGTTACTCGTAAAATGGCAATGGAAgctgtaaataatattgttgaaatCCATGAAGGAGTTCAATCCGAGGAAGATAGACCTACATCACCGGATCAAGGAATAGATAGTGATAGACTTTCGAGCCTGGAACAAAATGACGCAGTAAACTTATCTCCTC GTTCTCTATATGAAGAAAATGTTACACTTAAGCAAAAATTAGCAAGAACCAAAGCAACACTAGCAGAAACTCTAACCCAACTGAATGCAGCGAATATGAGAAAAAGAAACGTGCAACGCGCTATTTGTAGAGAAATTCATAAAACACAGGGAGTATTGCGTAAGGCAAGGGatcaatttgaaaataataattaa
- the LOC126781052 gene encoding centrosomin isoform X2, with translation MSDSAADGTIITSPRKLQEMTLPTPDGHDVTTASGISMKQYEEQLNGLRKENFHLKLRIYFLEEKLGSGAPPAVQGLLEHNVRLQVEVEELRRQLTDKQELLAAAAEAIDVLENQGSISTETAEVSINNINNSVTMAAKDNKEPIKETGIHTDVVDETYQSESAGDYLAVTVNNEDLDQLTRLKKENHNALEIIKRCMKKIQQQDKEIKRLKLDKELTYAHVSDSQLEKYEEILKCKDEHIKDLENKVRQLQTSFDNAQSEDSAGNLQQLLTRRLQGLAYFLDKLLSHKCVLGEEKKRLAESILEQSLALPVGLQLDESMAPEDFTMDESNLDISQSMRIEDLTMMFGHHLMCSDDNNRYSLRRAMRNVPQADVISESECWSEPDRNVSLARVGLCDTGVAVKECISDANRHRSRRSKVSCGSQSEENALLEQILDISKRNQQLEEEKLDFNTKLESALKQIDNLTIEKEKMKEALELEQQNAKDANKHLETMKDTLFALETRIKDNEQQVTCNMQIIDKLRAEKQELEVTFLETERSLRRAADEATVQASQAALERARAQHDRLRIERELEETREKLATALESNAQLEIEVTRKMAMEAVNNIVEIHEGVQSEEDRPTSPDQGIDSDRLSSLEQNDAVNLSPRSLYEENVTLKQKLARTKATLAETLTQLNAANMRKRNVQRAICREIHKTQGVLRKARDQFENNN, from the exons TACAAGCCCAAGAAAATTGCAAGAGATGACACTACCAACTCCGGACGGCCATG ATGTCACTACTGCTAGTGGAATAAGCATGAAACAATATGAAGAACAACTAAATGGCTTAAGAAAAGAAAATTTCCACCTTAAACTGCGCATATATTTTCTAGAAGAAAAATTAGGTAGTGGAGCGCCGCCTGCCGTTCAA ggTTTATTAGAACACAATGTACGCCTTCAAGTAGAAGTAGAGGAACTAAGAAGGCAACTTACTGATAAACAAGAATTATTGGCGGCGGCAGCTGAAGCCATTGATGTCTTAGAGAATCAG gggTCGATTTCCACTGAAACTGCAGAggtgtcaataaataatataaataatagtgttACAATGGCAGCGAAAGATAACAAGGAACCAATAAAG gaAACGGGAATACACACCGACGTCGTCGACGAAACATATCAGTCGGAATCAGCTGG agATTACCTTGCAGTCACCGTTAATAATGAGGACTTG GACCAATTGACAAGGCTTAAGAAAGAAAATCACAATGCTCTGGAAATTATCAAAAGATGtatgaaaaaaattcaacaacaAGACAaggaaataaaaagattaaaactg GATAAAGAGTTGACATACGCCCACGTAAGTGACTCACAGCTggaaaaatatgaagaaatattaaaatgtaaagatGAACATATCAAAGATTTGGAAAATAAGGTCAGGCAGCTGCAGACTAGTTTTGACAATGCACAAAGTGAAGATTCCGCtgg aaACCTTCAACAATTGCTAACAAGACGCTTACAAGGATTGGCATATTTTCTTGATAAATTGCTGTCACATAA atgTGTATTGGGTGAGGAAAAGAAAAGACTTGCTGAAAGTATACTAGAACAAAGCCTAGCCTTACCAGTAGGTTTACAATTAGACGAATCAATGGCTCCAGAAGATTTCACAATGGATGAAAGTAATCTAGATATTTCACAATCAATGAGGATAGAAGATTTAACTATGATGTTCGGACATCACTTGATGTGTAGTGATGATAACAACCGATATTCTTTAAGAAGAGCTATGCGAAATGTTCCACAAGCTGATGTGATATCGGAATCAGAATGTTGGTCCGAACCAGACAGAAATGTTTCTTTAGCAAGAGTTGGTCTCTGTGATACAGGAGTAGCTGTTAAAGAGTGTATTTCGGATGCAAATCGACATCGGTCAAGAAGGTCCAAAGTGTCTTGTGGGTCTCAATCTGAAGAAAATGCTCTTCTTGAACAAATTCTTGATATATCTAAACGCAATCAACAATTAGAAGAAGAAAAATTAgactttaatacaaaattagaaTCAGCACTGAAACAAATTGATAATCTCACAATTGAAAAGGAAAAAATGAAAGAAGCATTGGAGTTGGAACAACAAAATGCCAAAGATGCTAACAAACATTTAGAAACCATGAAAGATACGTTATTCGCTCTGGAAACAAGAATCAAAGATAATGAACAACAAGTTACTTGCAATATGCAAATAATAGATAAGTTAAGAGCCGAAAAACAAGAATTAGAGGTAACGTTTTTGGAAACGGAACGTTCACTTAGACGTGCAGCAGACGAGGCAACGGTCCAGGCTTCGCAGGCAGCTCTGGAAAGAGCTAGGGCACAACACGACAGGCTACGCATTGAGAGAGAATTAGAAGAAACACGTGAAAAGTTGGCTACAGCATTGGAATCcaatgcacaattggaaataGAAGTTACTCGTAAAATGGCAATGGAAgctgtaaataatattgttgaaatCCATGAAGGAGTTCAATCCGAGGAAGATAGACCTACATCACCGGATCAAGGAATAGATAGTGATAGACTTTCGAGCCTGGAACAAAATGACGCAGTAAACTTATCTCCTC GTTCTCTATATGAAGAAAATGTTACACTTAAGCAAAAATTAGCAAGAACCAAAGCAACACTAGCAGAAACTCTAACCCAACTGAATGCAGCGAATATGAGAAAAAGAAACGTGCAACGCGCTATTTGTAGAGAAATTCATAAAACACAGGGAGTATTGCGTAAGGCAAGGGatcaatttgaaaataataattaa